The following are encoded together in the Glycine soja cultivar W05 chromosome 5, ASM419377v2, whole genome shotgun sequence genome:
- the LOC114413665 gene encoding nuclear pore complex protein NUP155-like has protein sequence MSWEDEIVMRDVTNAGLVISDRIGREVSSQLDLEEALEASRYASHPYSTHPREWPPLVEVVNTWELPPVLIERYNAAGGEGTAFCGIFPEIRRAWASVDNSLFLWRFDKWDGQCPEFSGEEQAICAVGLAKSKPGVFVEAIQYLLVLATPVELILVGVCCSGGADGSDPFAEVTLQPLPEHTIPSDGVTMTCVACTNKGRIFLAGRDGHIYEILYSTGSGWQKRCRKICITAGLGSVISRWVIPNVFSFGAVDPIVEMVFDNERQILYARTEEMKLQVYVLGPNGDGPLKKVAEERNLVNQRDAHYGARQSTGSRVSSRSPKPSIVCISPLSTLESKWLHLVAVLSDGRRMYLSTSPSSGSLTGFNTNHHKPSCLKVVTTRPAPPWGVSGGLTFGAMALAGRPPNEDLSLKVEAAYYSAGTLILSDASPSTMSSLLVLNRDSSSQSSPSGNLGTSTRSSRALRESVSSLPVEGRMLSVADVLPLPDTAATVQSLYSEIEFGGYESSMESCERVSGKLWARGDLATQHILPRRRIVVFSTMGMMEIVFNRPLDIIRRLLESNSPRSVLEDFFNRFGAGEAAAMCLMLAARIVHSENLISNVIAEKAAEAFEDPRVVGMPQLEGSNALSNTRSAAGGFSMGQVVQEAEPVFSGAHEGLCLCSSRLLFPLWELPVMVVKGSLGPSGTLSENGVVVCRLSVGAMQVLEQKLRSLEKFLRSRRNQRRGLYGCVAGLGDLSGSILYGNGSALGAGDRNMVRNLFGAYSRNMESNGGRTSNKRQRLPYSPAELAAMEVRAMECIRQLLLRSGEALFLLQLLSQHHVTRLIQGFDSNLQQALVQLTFHQLVCSEEGDHLATRLISVLMEYYTGPDGRGTVDDISRRLRDGCPSYYKESDYKFFLAVEALERAAMTIDAKDKENLAREAFNSLSKVPESVDLRTVCKRFEDLRFYEAVVRLPLQKAQAIDPAGDAYNDEIDATVREQALAQRGQCYEIIIGALRSLKGDTLQREFGTPIRSTASQSALDPASRKKYICQIVQLGVQSPDRIFHEYLYQAMIDLGLENELLEYGGPDLLPFLQSAGRNSLHEVRAVTATISPVGQSGAPMSSNQVKYYELLARYYVLKRQHMLAAHALLRLAERRSIDGVPTLELRCQYLSNAVLQAKNATNSDGLVGSGRSSIDSGFLDLLEGKLAVLRFQIKIKEELESVASRSDVLPATPDSAENGVVPEGSSTADANFANATREKAKELASDVKSITQLYNEYAVPFGLWEICLEMLYFANFSSDTDSSIVRETWARLIDQAISRGGIAEACSVLKRVGPRIYPGDGAVLPLDIICLHLEKAGLERLNSGVEAVGDEDVARALVSACKGAAEPVLNAYDQLLSNGAILPSASVRLRMLRSVLVVLREWAMSVYSQRMGSSAAGHSLILGGGFSSERTIASQGIRDKITSAANRYMTELRRLALPQNQTEHVYRGFRELEESFISQHSFDRF, from the exons ATGTCGTGGGAAGACGAGATTGTGATGCGCGATGTCACGAATGCGGGCCTTGTTATCAGCGATCGCATTGGTCGTGAAGTTTCGTCTCAGCTCGACCTCGAAGAAGCTCTAGAAGCTTCCAGATACGCTAGCCACCCTTATTCCACTCACCCCCGAGAG TGGCCCCCTTTAGTTGAGGTGGTGAATACCTGGGAGTTGCCTCCCGTGCTCATTGAAAGATACAATGCAGCTGGTGGGGAAGGAACTGCTTTTTGTGGAATATTTCCTGAAATACGAAGGGCGTGGGCGTCTGTGGACAATTCATTGTTTCTTTGGCGTTTTGATAAGTG GGATGGCCAATGTCCTGAATTTAGTGGGGAAGAGCAAGCTATTTGTGCAGTTGGTCTTGCAAAATCAAAACCTGGAGTTTTTGTTGAAGCTATTCAATATCTTTTAGTTTTAGCGACACCTGTTGAG TTAATTTTAGTAGGAGTATGCTGCTCTGGAGGAGCAGATGGTTCAGATCCATTTGCAGAAGTTACATTGCAGCCATTGCCAGAGCATACAATACCATCTGATGGGGTTACAATGACTTGTGTGGCATGTACTAATAAGGGCCGCATTTTCCTTGCTGGTCGGGATGGCCACATATATGAGATTCTTTATTCAACTGGTTCTGGATGGCAAAAACGGTGCAGAAAAATCTGCATCACTGCTGGTTTGGGAAGTGTAATTTCAAG ATGGGTTATACCAAATGTATTCAGTTTTGGAGCTGTTGACCCCATTGTTGAAATGGTTTTTGACAACGAGAGACAAATATTGTATGCACGAACGGAAGAGATGAAGCTTCAAGTTTATGTTCTAGGACCAAACGGTGATGGCCCCTTAAAGAAAGTAGCTGAAGAAAGGAATCTTGTCAATCAGAGGGATGCACATTATGGAGCTAGACAATCGACAGGGTCAAGAGTCTCTAGTCGATCTCCAAagccatctattgtttgcatcTCACCTTTATCTACACTTGAATCCAAGTGGCTACATCTTGTTGCTGTTTTATCAGATGGCAGAAGGATGTACCTATCTACCTCTCCTTCTAGTGGAAGCTTGACTGGGTTCAACACCAACCACCACAAGCCTAGCTGTTTAAAGGTTGTCACTACAAGGCCTGCTCCTCCTTGGGGTGTTAGTGGTGGTCTCACCTTTGGAGCCATGGCTCTTGCTGGTAGACCTCCGAATGAGGATCTCTCCCTGAAAGTTGAGGCAGCTTATTATTCTGCTGGAACTCTTATCCTTTCTGATGCATCACCTTCGACCATGTCTTCACTCCTTGTTTTGAACAGGGATTCAAGCTCACAATCATCACCGTCGGGTAATCTAGGAACAAGTACGAGAAGTTCCCGGGCATTAAGGGAGTCGGTATCTTCTTTACCAGTTGAAGGACGAATGCTTTCTGTGGCAGATGTTTTACCTTTGCCAGATACCGCAGCTACTGTGCAGTCTCTATATTCGGAAATTGAGTTTGGTGGTTATGAGAGCTCTATGGAATCATGTGAAAGGGTGTCTGGCAAACTCTGGGCAAGAGGGGATCTTGCAACCCAACATATACTACCAAGAAGAAGGATTGTCGTCTTCAGCACCATGGGCATGATGGAAATTGTTTTTAACAGGCCACTGGACATTATAAGGCGGCTATTGGAATCCAACTCTCCACGATCAGTTTTAGAAGATTTCTTCAATCGTTTTGGTGCAGGTGAGGCAGCTGCAATGTGTCTAATGTTAGCTGCAAGAATAGTGCATTCTGAAAACCTTATCAGCAATGTTATTGCTGAGAAGGCAGCTGAAGCTTTTGAGGACCCAAGAGTTGTTGGCATGCCACAACTTGAAGGTAGTAATGCATTATCAAACACAAGAAGTGCTGCTGGTGGATTTAGCATGGGCCAGGTTGTTCAGGAGGCTGAGCCTGTATTTTCAGGTGCACATGAAGGGCTCTGTTTGTGTTCATCTAGATTACTTTTTCCTCTGTGGGAACTTCCTGTAATGGTTGTAAAGGGAAGTTTAGGCCCTTCAGGCACTCTATCTGAAAATGGAGTAGTTGTGTGCAGACTCTCTGTTGGGGCTATGCAAGTCCTTGAACAGAAACTCCGATCTTTGGAGAAATTCTTAAGATCTAGAAGGAACCAGAGGAGGGGACTTTATGGCTGTGTAGCAGGTTTAGGAGATCTGAGTGGTTCCATTCTGTATGGTAATGGTTCGGCATTAGGAGCCGGGGATCGAAACATGGTAAGAAACTTATTTGGTGCGTATTCCAGAAATATGGAGTCCAATGGTGGCAGAACATCTAATAAACGGCAAAGGTTGCCATATAGTCCTGCTGAATTAGCTGCCATGGAG GTGAGGGCAATGGAGTGCATTAGGCAGTTGCTCCTTAGATCTGGTGAAGCCCTATTTTTGCTTCAACTTCTTTCACAGCATCACGTGACTCGATTGATTCAGGGATTTGATTCTAACCTTCAACAAGCATTAGTTCAGTTGACATTTCATCAACTAGTTTGTTCTGAGGAGGGTGACCATCTTGCTACAAGACTTATATCTGTTCTCATGGAG TATTATACTGGTCCTGATGGCAGGGGCACTGTAGATGACATTAGTAGGAGATTGAGAGATGGTTGTCCAAGCTACTATAAGGAGTCTGATTACAAATTCTTTTTAGCCGTGGAAGCCCTAGAGAGAGCTGCTATGACTATAGATGCTAAGGACAAGGAGAATCTTGCAAGGGAAGCATTTAATTCCTTAAGTAAAGTTCCAGAGTCTGTGGACCTACGAACTGTTTGCAAACGTTTTGAGGATTTAAG ATTTTATGAAGCTGTTGTGCGCTTACCACTACAAAAGGCACAGGCTATTGACCCTGCAGGCGATGCTTATAATGATGAAATTGATGCAACTGTCAGAGAGCAAGCACTTGCTCAGCGGGGGCAGTGTTATGAAATAATTATCGGTGCTTTGCGGTCTCTGAAAGGTGACACCTTACAGAGAGAATTTGGGACTCCTATTAGATCAACTGCTTCACAATCTGCTCTTGATCCAGCCTCtcggaaaaaatatatatgtcaaATTGTTCAGCTGGGTGTCCAATCACCTGACAGAATTTTCCACGAGTATCTTTACCAGGCTATGATTGATTTAGGTCTCGAGAATGAATTGCTAGAGTATGGGGGTCCTGACCTGTTGCCATTTTTGCAAAGTGCCGGTCGTAATTCTCTACACGAG GTTCGTGCTGTGACAGCCACAATTTCTCCAGTGGGACAATCGGGAGCACCTATGTCATCTAATCAAGTCAAGTACTATGAACTTTTGGCACGGTATTATGTTTTGAAACGCCAACATATGCTTGCAGCTCATGCGTTGCTTAGACTAGCTGAAAGGCGTTCTATTGATGGAGTTCCTACTCTTGAACTGAG GTGTCAATACCTAAGTAATGCAGTTCTACAGGCCAAAAATGCAACTAATAGTGATGGGTTAGTAGGTTCTGGTCGAAGTTCCATTGACAGTGGGTTCCTAGATTTGCTTGAAGGGAAGCTTGCTGTTCTTCGGTTCcagataaaaatcaaagaagaactAGAGTCTGTGGCTTCCAGGTCTGATGTTTTACCTGCCACACCAGATTCTGCTGAAAATGGTGTAGTGCCTGAGGGAAGTTCTACTGCTGATGCTAATTTTGCAAATGCAACACGAGAGAAGGCTAAAGAGCTAGCTTCAGATGTAAAGAGCATAACCCAGTTATATAATGAATATGCTGTTCCCTTTGGGCTCTGGGAG ATATGCCTGGAGATGCTGTACTTTGCCAATTTTTCCAGTGATACTGACAGCAGCATTGTCAGAGAGACATGGGCTAGACTTATAGATCAAGCTATATCAAGAGGGGGTATTGCTGAAGCTTGCTCAGTACTAAAGAGGGTCGGGCCCCGCATTTATCCTGGTGATGGAGCTGTTTTACCACTCGACATTATTTGTCTTCACTTAGAGAAGGCTGGACTG GAGAGGTTAAATTCTGGGGTTGAAGCTGTTGGAGATGAAGATGTTGCAAGAGCCCTTGTTTCTGCTTGTAAGGGTGCAGCTGAACCTGTATTGAATGCATATGACCAATTGTTATCAAATGGGGCTATTTTGCCATCCGCAAGTGTTAGATTACGTATGCTGAGATCGGTTCTAGTGGTACTTCGAGAGTGGGCAATGTCTGTATATTCACAAAGAATGGGTAGCAGTGCCGCTGGGCATTCCCTAATACTAGGTGGAGGATTCTCATCGGAACGTACTATTGCTAGCCAAGGAATTCGGGACAAGATCACAAGTGCAGCAAACAG GTATATGACTGAATTGCGGAGGTTAGCCCTTCCACAGAACCAAACAGAACATGTCTACCGAGGTTTTAGAGAACTTGAAGAATCGTTTATAAGCCAACATTCATTTGATCGATTTTGA